A stretch of the Mycolicibacterium celeriflavum genome encodes the following:
- a CDS encoding acyl-CoA dehydrogenase family protein — protein MDFSRVQLSEDDRAFRDELRSFLRSLVTDEVIRRDRETGENFDEGVHLALGAAGYLAADFKAESEGGFSVVRRRIWELEVGQAHTPWFHWGTTAMVARCVQLFGSPQLQQEVLPKVLSGHYRLCLGYTEPEGGSDVATCKTRAVREASGDAWIINGSKMFTSNAQNAQFVFLITNTDPDAPKHQSLTMFLVPLASQGVEIQPIRTVDGDRTNITYYSDVRVDDKYRIGEVNGGWSVLREALNAEHGTVERDDEGLQKLAAMSEHLLLLSEAVDRVAAVASDEDSARYRLGRTVARMEAAASTPEMFGRVAIAQTMRDVAPDLMDLLGAAAALPVGVGGAADGGGAEYMFRLAGPTGIYGGTLEVFRNMIAQQALGLGRPAYAPPVKR, from the coding sequence GTGGACTTCTCCCGCGTACAGCTGAGCGAGGACGACCGGGCGTTCCGCGACGAGCTCCGCAGTTTCCTGCGTTCCCTCGTGACCGACGAGGTCATCCGTCGGGATCGCGAGACGGGCGAGAACTTCGACGAGGGAGTGCATCTCGCGCTCGGAGCGGCGGGCTATCTCGCCGCCGACTTCAAGGCCGAGTCCGAGGGCGGTTTCAGCGTGGTGCGCCGCCGCATCTGGGAACTGGAGGTCGGCCAGGCCCACACGCCGTGGTTCCACTGGGGGACGACGGCCATGGTCGCGCGCTGCGTGCAGCTGTTCGGTTCGCCGCAACTGCAACAGGAGGTGCTGCCGAAAGTGCTGTCGGGGCACTACCGGCTGTGTCTCGGCTACACCGAACCCGAGGGCGGCTCGGACGTCGCGACCTGTAAGACCCGCGCGGTGCGCGAGGCCTCGGGAGACGCGTGGATCATCAACGGCTCCAAGATGTTCACGTCGAACGCGCAGAACGCTCAGTTCGTCTTCCTGATCACCAACACCGACCCCGATGCGCCCAAGCACCAGAGCCTGACCATGTTTCTGGTGCCGCTCGCCTCGCAGGGTGTTGAGATCCAGCCGATCCGCACCGTGGACGGCGATCGCACCAACATCACCTACTACAGCGACGTCCGGGTCGATGACAAGTACCGGATCGGTGAGGTCAACGGCGGCTGGTCGGTGTTGCGCGAGGCGCTCAACGCCGAACACGGCACCGTCGAGCGTGACGACGAGGGGCTGCAGAAGCTGGCGGCGATGAGCGAGCATCTGCTGTTGCTGAGTGAGGCGGTCGACCGCGTCGCGGCGGTGGCGAGCGACGAGGACTCGGCACGGTACCGTCTCGGACGCACGGTCGCCCGGATGGAGGCCGCGGCGAGCACGCCGGAGATGTTCGGCCGGGTGGCGATCGCGCAGACGATGCGCGATGTGGCCCCGGATCTGATGGACCTACTCGGCGCTGCCGCGGCCCTGCCCGTCGGGGTCGGGGGCGCCGCCGACGGCGGGGGAGCGGAGTACATGTTCCGGTTGGCCGGGCCGACCGGGATCTACGGTGGCACCCTCGAGGTGTTCCGCAACATGATCGCCCAGCAGGCGCTGGGGCTCGGCCGCCCTGCCTATGCGCCGCCCGTGAAGCGCTAG
- a CDS encoding SRPBCC family protein encodes MGVVTTSSETVFQHAPETVYDFVTNPANWPKTYPSSVTIGGLGDALPLNVGDTWTETGPDGGRIFTWHLAIAMRPTMWVFNSVGRLGHDRDGNGGMEGRITVQYHFTRPGADLTLFTRTMTIEAYRHAPLPDGFFRTVNPAHIDAYHLAIARELG; translated from the coding sequence TTGGGCGTCGTCACCACAAGCTCGGAAACCGTGTTTCAGCACGCGCCCGAGACCGTCTACGACTTCGTCACCAACCCGGCGAACTGGCCCAAGACCTACCCCAGCAGCGTCACCATCGGCGGGCTCGGAGACGCCCTGCCGCTGAACGTCGGCGACACCTGGACCGAGACGGGCCCCGACGGTGGCCGCATCTTCACCTGGCACCTCGCCATCGCGATGCGGCCGACCATGTGGGTGTTCAACTCGGTCGGCCGACTCGGGCACGACCGCGACGGCAACGGCGGCATGGAAGGTCGCATCACCGTCCAATACCACTTCACCCGACCGGGCGCCGACCTCACACTCTTCACCAGGACCATGACGATCGAGGCGTACCGGCACGCTCCGCTGCCCGACGGGTTCTTCCGGACCGTCAACCCCGCGCACATCGACGCCTATCACCTCGCGATCGCGCGCGAACTCGGCTGA
- a CDS encoding alpha/beta hydrolase, with amino-acid sequence MTIADRLDPALRQLAEARTDLSPGLLGVVRDSLNQRRAETVKAVNDIGVEIENRVAHSVPVRIYRGAPAPAPAVIYCHAGAFVLGNLDTDHLQCVEFARRGGCTVISVDYRLAPEHPYPAALDDALSVLDWVVECAAELGIDAARLAVGGSSAGAALAAGLAQRSAAASAPPVVFQLLHQPVLDDRPTDSKKEFDTTPGFDGPAVELMWRHYLGDTAACAAAVPGRVVELSGVPDAFVSCSDLDPLRDEAVDYALRLMRAEVATELHVFPGTCHGFDSLLPQWETSVRLFELQGAALRRALHRM; translated from the coding sequence GTGACCATCGCCGACCGGCTCGACCCCGCGCTACGCCAGCTCGCCGAGGCGCGCACCGATCTGTCGCCCGGGCTTCTCGGCGTCGTCCGCGACTCGCTGAACCAGCGCCGGGCCGAAACGGTCAAGGCGGTCAACGACATCGGCGTCGAAATCGAGAATCGGGTCGCTCACTCGGTTCCGGTGCGGATCTACCGCGGCGCACCCGCGCCTGCGCCCGCAGTGATCTATTGCCACGCAGGCGCATTCGTGTTGGGCAACCTCGACACCGACCATCTGCAGTGTGTCGAGTTCGCCAGGCGCGGTGGTTGCACGGTGATCTCGGTCGACTACCGGCTTGCGCCCGAACACCCGTATCCCGCTGCGCTCGACGATGCGCTGTCGGTGCTGGACTGGGTGGTGGAGTGCGCGGCGGAACTCGGAATCGATGCCGCCAGGCTGGCGGTCGGGGGAAGCAGCGCAGGTGCGGCGCTGGCCGCGGGGCTCGCGCAGCGCTCGGCAGCGGCATCGGCGCCGCCGGTGGTGTTCCAGTTGCTGCATCAACCCGTGCTGGACGATCGGCCCACAGACTCCAAGAAGGAGTTCGACACGACGCCGGGCTTCGACGGGCCGGCGGTCGAGTTGATGTGGCGGCACTATCTGGGGGACACGGCTGCGTGCGCCGCTGCGGTGCCGGGCCGGGTTGTGGAGTTGTCGGGCGTCCCAGACGCGTTCGTCAGCTGCTCGGACCTCGACCCGCTGCGTGACGAAGCGGTGGACTATGCGCTGCGGCTGATGCGCGCCGAGGTCGCCACCGAATTGCACGTGTTCCCCGGCACCTGTCACGGCTTCGACTCGCTGCTGCCGCAGTGGGAGACCAGCGTCCGGCTGTTCGAGCTCCAGGGTGCGGCGTTGCGGCGCGCGCTGCACCGGATGTGA
- a CDS encoding flavin-containing monooxygenase, protein MRNGMTIGIIGAGPGGLALGIFLRKAGFRDFTIFDREDGVGGTWRINTYPGLACDVKSHLYSYSFDLNADWSRLWSGQREILEYFERCAQRYELAPNLELNTEITSAHWVDDTWQLTTATGEQYTFDVVVSAVGLFTRPVMPNLIEEEPFTGTVMHTARWDHSVDLTGKRVAVLGTGSTAAQLVPEVAKVAEKVYSVQRSSTWILPKPDRPYTDREKWVFRHIPLAKKIYRTRLWLRSESNISVIEHGSDKTQEFKGSALKVLEATVADDELRRKLTPDHPFGCKRLVFANDYLQTLTRPHVEVIASPARALRANTLVTEDGTELDVDAVLCATGYAAADYLGQIEVVGENGTTLRETWSDGAFAYLGMTVPGFPNFFMLYGPNTNVGSNSVIFMLEAQAHYIVRALKYLRRKGKSYVAVRPRAMAAFLADIDRAMAGTVWLTRCSNYFRAANGRVVTQWPRSARAFWAMTRRFKASDYTFDPPERSRVGQAETQTVARR, encoded by the coding sequence ATGAGGAATGGGATGACCATAGGCATCATCGGCGCCGGGCCCGGTGGGCTCGCGCTGGGGATCTTCCTGCGTAAGGCGGGCTTTCGCGATTTCACGATATTCGACAGGGAAGACGGTGTCGGCGGTACCTGGCGGATCAACACCTATCCCGGGCTGGCCTGCGATGTGAAGTCGCATCTGTACTCCTACTCCTTCGACCTGAACGCGGACTGGTCGCGGCTGTGGTCGGGGCAACGCGAGATTCTCGAGTACTTCGAGCGTTGCGCACAGCGCTACGAACTCGCGCCCAACCTCGAGCTGAACACCGAGATCACCTCGGCCCACTGGGTCGACGACACCTGGCAACTGACCACCGCTACCGGCGAGCAGTACACGTTCGACGTGGTGGTCTCGGCGGTCGGCCTGTTCACCCGTCCCGTGATGCCCAACCTGATCGAGGAGGAACCTTTCACCGGCACCGTGATGCACACCGCGCGCTGGGACCACTCCGTCGACCTCACGGGTAAGCGGGTGGCCGTACTGGGCACGGGTTCGACGGCGGCCCAACTGGTTCCCGAGGTCGCGAAGGTCGCGGAGAAGGTGTATTCGGTGCAACGCTCATCGACCTGGATCCTGCCCAAACCCGACCGCCCGTACACCGACCGCGAGAAGTGGGTGTTTCGCCACATCCCGCTGGCGAAGAAGATCTACCGGACGCGGCTGTGGCTGCGCAGCGAGTCGAACATCTCGGTCATCGAGCACGGCAGCGACAAGACCCAGGAGTTCAAGGGCAGCGCGCTCAAGGTGCTGGAAGCCACGGTGGCCGACGACGAACTGCGGCGCAAGCTCACCCCCGACCATCCGTTCGGATGCAAGAGGCTGGTGTTCGCGAACGACTACCTGCAGACCCTCACCCGACCCCACGTCGAGGTGATCGCCAGCCCCGCACGGGCGTTGCGCGCCAACACGCTGGTGACCGAGGACGGCACCGAACTCGATGTCGACGCGGTGCTGTGCGCGACGGGGTATGCCGCCGCCGACTACCTCGGCCAGATCGAGGTCGTCGGCGAGAACGGAACGACACTGCGCGAGACGTGGAGCGACGGGGCATTCGCGTACCTCGGGATGACGGTGCCCGGTTTCCCGAACTTCTTCATGCTGTACGGGCCCAATACGAACGTCGGCTCCAACAGCGTCATTTTCATGCTGGAGGCACAGGCCCACTACATAGTCCGTGCACTGAAGTACCTGCGGCGTAAGGGCAAATCGTATGTGGCGGTGCGGCCGCGCGCAATGGCGGCATTTCTCGCCGACATCGACCGCGCGATGGCGGGCACGGTGTGGCTGACCAGATGCAGCAACTACTTTCGCGCAGCCAACGGTCGCGTCGTCACCCAGTGGCCGCGCAGCGCACGCGCGTTCTGGGCGATGACACGGCGCTTCAAGGCCTCCGATTACACATTCGACCCGCCCGAGCGGTCGAGGGTCGGCCAGGCCGAAACTCAGACGGTCGCGAGACGCTGA
- a CDS encoding SDR family NAD(P)-dependent oxidoreductase, with protein MTSTDRVAVVTGAARGQGAAIVRKLLEDGVRVGACDVRVDELQANVEELGDDGVIAVPLDVTSPEQWTAAVQTVVDRFGSLTTLINNAGVLHRAALDKETPEGFEGSWRFNCLGPFLGIQAALAHLRRADGAAIVNTVSTGAIRPFPNHAAYGSSKWALRGLTQIVAAELAPAGIRVNAVFPGPIETPMLDETTQSRLAATFGRLGKPVEVANVIAFLVCDHASFITGAELVVDGGQCLRLG; from the coding sequence ATGACGTCGACGGACCGCGTCGCCGTGGTGACAGGCGCCGCACGGGGACAGGGCGCGGCGATCGTTCGAAAGCTGCTCGAGGACGGAGTTCGCGTCGGCGCCTGTGACGTGCGGGTGGACGAATTGCAAGCGAACGTCGAAGAACTCGGCGACGACGGCGTCATTGCCGTCCCGCTCGACGTGACGTCGCCCGAGCAGTGGACGGCGGCGGTGCAAACCGTCGTCGATCGCTTCGGCTCGCTGACCACGCTGATCAACAACGCCGGCGTGCTGCACCGTGCGGCACTGGACAAGGAAACCCCCGAGGGCTTCGAGGGCAGCTGGCGGTTCAACTGCCTCGGCCCGTTCCTGGGAATCCAAGCGGCACTTGCACATTTGCGGCGAGCCGACGGTGCCGCGATCGTCAACACCGTGAGTACCGGCGCCATCCGGCCTTTCCCGAACCATGCCGCCTACGGCTCGTCGAAGTGGGCGTTGCGCGGGCTCACCCAGATCGTCGCGGCCGAACTCGCCCCAGCGGGCATCCGCGTCAACGCGGTGTTCCCCGGTCCGATCGAGACGCCGATGCTCGATGAAACGACCCAGAGCAGGCTGGCCGCCACGTTCGGCCGCCTCGGCAAGCCTGTCGAGGTGGCCAACGTCATCGCCTTCCTCGTGTGCGACCACGCGTCGTTCATCACCGGCGCCGAGCTCGTCGTGGACGGAGGGCAATGCCTGCGTCTGGGATGA
- a CDS encoding HpcH/HpaI aldolase family protein translates to MTASRLQDTLAGTERVWGGWVVGPTIIGPEEFAAAGYDYVGFDIQHGYLDDADVALLLRRMEHVPIATAVRVPSTDPAPIGRVLDAGADAVIVAMVDSAEQAAASVAATRYGPAGVRSYGPLRAGLGREPAEHEARVDVFVMIESAQALAAVDEICAVGGLAGVYVGPADLALSLGHRPADAWTAPVVQEAIARIADSATAAGLIAGVHAGAGKPAKMAAELGFRMLTLASESQALRHGAAEILREAR, encoded by the coding sequence ATGACCGCGAGCAGGCTGCAGGACACCCTCGCAGGCACCGAGAGGGTGTGGGGCGGGTGGGTCGTCGGGCCGACCATCATCGGCCCCGAAGAGTTCGCGGCGGCCGGGTACGACTACGTCGGGTTCGACATCCAGCACGGCTACCTTGACGACGCGGACGTCGCGCTGCTGCTGCGCCGGATGGAACACGTGCCGATCGCGACCGCGGTGCGGGTTCCGTCGACCGATCCGGCGCCGATCGGCCGGGTCCTCGACGCGGGCGCGGATGCCGTGATCGTCGCGATGGTCGATTCGGCCGAGCAGGCCGCCGCGTCGGTCGCCGCGACACGATACGGCCCTGCGGGCGTGCGCAGTTACGGACCGCTGCGGGCCGGCCTCGGCCGCGAGCCCGCCGAACACGAAGCGCGGGTGGACGTTTTCGTGATGATCGAGAGTGCCCAGGCGCTGGCGGCGGTCGACGAGATCTGTGCCGTAGGTGGTCTGGCCGGCGTCTATGTCGGACCGGCGGATCTGGCGCTGTCGCTCGGACATCGGCCCGCGGACGCCTGGACCGCTCCGGTGGTACAGGAGGCGATTGCACGCATTGCGGACAGCGCCACGGCGGCCGGGCTCATCGCCGGTGTCCACGCCGGGGCCGGAAAGCCCGCGAAGATGGCGGCCGAGTTGGGCTTTCGGATGCTGACGCTTGCGTCGGAGTCACAGGCCCTGCGCCACGGCGCGGCCGAGATCCTGCGGGAGGCGCGATGA
- a CDS encoding zinc-binding dehydrogenase, protein MWAYRLVAPYTLERADIVERTPESLGDRQVLLRFEAAGICGSDLPPFRGVRGKIPGDRGLSAAEMPGFPIHEVVGEVVASRHRSHGVGSRVVGWASGFDGLMQFVVADGDGLAPYDHHLSPQHAVALQPLACVLYAIEQLPKLKGLHVAVIGQGSIGLLFSYATKAFGARRVTGVDPVDRDAVAKEFGVDTIVRATSDRWVSHLEPGDRPDVVIEAVGHQVATLSHAIEAAAPGGTVFYFGVPDDDSYPINMRTMLRNNLTLKSGVTLDRRRMLTAADEFARRHRDLLSAYVTHTFGVDDAQAAFETACRPVPDRVKIAIVG, encoded by the coding sequence ATGTGGGCGTATCGACTGGTTGCGCCGTACACGTTGGAAAGAGCCGACATTGTGGAGCGGACGCCCGAGTCGCTGGGCGACCGACAGGTGCTGCTGCGGTTCGAGGCCGCCGGCATCTGCGGCAGTGACCTGCCGCCGTTTCGCGGGGTGCGCGGCAAGATTCCCGGCGATCGGGGCCTGAGCGCGGCCGAGATGCCCGGCTTTCCGATTCATGAGGTCGTCGGTGAGGTGGTCGCCAGCAGGCACCGCAGCCACGGCGTGGGCAGCCGGGTCGTCGGCTGGGCGTCGGGCTTCGACGGCTTGATGCAATTCGTCGTCGCCGACGGTGACGGGCTCGCACCCTACGACCACCATCTGAGCCCGCAGCATGCGGTCGCACTGCAGCCACTGGCATGCGTGCTCTACGCGATCGAACAGCTGCCCAAGCTGAAGGGTTTGCACGTCGCGGTCATCGGCCAGGGGTCGATCGGCCTGCTGTTCTCCTACGCGACCAAGGCTTTCGGGGCCCGGCGGGTGACCGGGGTGGATCCGGTCGACCGTGACGCGGTGGCCAAGGAATTCGGCGTGGACACGATCGTGCGGGCCACCAGCGACCGCTGGGTGAGCCACCTCGAACCCGGAGACCGGCCCGATGTGGTGATCGAAGCGGTCGGCCATCAGGTCGCCACCCTGAGCCACGCGATCGAAGCCGCCGCCCCGGGCGGCACGGTCTTCTATTTCGGAGTGCCCGACGACGACAGCTACCCGATCAACATGCGCACCATGCTGCGCAACAACCTGACGCTCAAGTCGGGCGTGACACTCGACCGGCGACGCATGCTGACGGCCGCCGACGAGTTCGCGCGACGCCATCGGGACCTGTTATCCGCTTATGTGACTCACACATTCGGTGTCGACGACGCCCAGGCCGCCTTCGAGACCGCCTGCCGGCCGGTGCCCGACCGCGTCAAGATCGCGATCGTCGGATGA
- a CDS encoding cytochrome P450, whose product MRSTVLQGFTYDPFDPAVMADPLPYYRTLRDQHPVYYLGKWDTYALSRFDDIWRVLEVNDGTFVASEGTLPAATVLAKRNDGPVPDPPLHPMPFHANFDAPIYDTVRRCTSPPLRPKSVAKLADRIRTLANERLDELLPRGTFDLTQDYGGIVAATVVCELLGLPADLAGDVLATVNAGSLAQPGSGVEVANARPGYLEYLVPIVGRSRAAAGQNPIADNLIDYRLPDGSAFSDIEAATQMLGIFIGGTETVPKIVAHGLWELGLRPDQLVAVRADPDANVPVAREEMIRYCAPAQWFARTVRKPFTVHDTTIRPGQRVITLLASANRDEREYPDPDAFIWNRPIERLLAFGRGQHFCLGVHLARLEIGILVNEWLDRVTEWRIDDTAASRPPSSFQWGWNSVPVEVPVEV is encoded by the coding sequence ATGAGGAGCACAGTGCTGCAAGGCTTCACCTACGATCCGTTCGACCCCGCGGTGATGGCCGACCCGCTCCCGTACTACCGGACACTGCGCGATCAACATCCGGTGTACTACCTCGGCAAGTGGGACACCTACGCGCTGTCGCGGTTCGACGACATCTGGCGGGTGTTGGAGGTCAACGACGGCACCTTCGTGGCGTCGGAGGGAACGTTGCCCGCCGCAACGGTTCTGGCGAAGCGTAACGACGGCCCGGTACCCGACCCGCCGCTGCACCCAATGCCGTTCCACGCGAATTTCGATGCGCCGATCTACGACACCGTGCGCCGCTGCACCTCGCCGCCGTTGCGGCCGAAATCGGTCGCCAAGCTGGCCGACCGCATCCGGACGCTGGCCAACGAACGCCTGGACGAGCTTCTACCGCGCGGCACCTTCGACCTGACCCAGGACTACGGCGGGATCGTCGCCGCGACCGTGGTCTGCGAACTGCTCGGCCTGCCTGCCGATCTCGCGGGCGATGTGTTGGCCACCGTCAACGCCGGCAGCCTCGCGCAGCCGGGCAGCGGCGTGGAGGTGGCCAACGCCCGCCCGGGATATCTGGAGTACCTCGTGCCGATCGTCGGTCGCAGTCGCGCCGCAGCCGGACAGAACCCGATCGCCGACAACCTGATCGACTACCGTCTGCCGGACGGATCGGCGTTCAGCGACATCGAGGCCGCCACCCAGATGCTCGGAATCTTCATCGGAGGAACCGAAACCGTGCCGAAGATCGTCGCACACGGCCTGTGGGAGCTGGGACTTCGACCCGATCAATTGGTTGCCGTCCGTGCAGATCCCGACGCGAATGTGCCCGTGGCGCGGGAGGAGATGATTCGCTACTGCGCACCGGCACAGTGGTTCGCACGCACGGTCCGCAAGCCGTTCACGGTCCACGACACCACGATCCGTCCCGGTCAGCGGGTCATCACGCTGCTGGCATCGGCCAACCGCGACGAACGTGAGTATCCCGACCCGGACGCGTTCATCTGGAACCGGCCCATCGAGCGGTTGCTGGCTTTCGGCCGCGGACAACACTTCTGCCTCGGTGTGCACCTCGCGCGGCTGGAGATCGGGATCCTGGTGAACGAATGGCTCGACCGCGTCACCGAATGGCGCATTGACGACACTGCCGCATCGCGGCCACCGTCGAGTTTTCAGTGGGGCTGGAACAGTGTTCCCGTCGAGGTCCCGGTGGAGGTGTGA
- a CDS encoding NIPSNAP family protein, which yields MKKFYGHTLLYLHETIALGSGRAEQFTEAFSELYQPMMAELGARLFAIWETTPYNGHWPQVTIVWEIDQFADYARIGKAQARGGSHEAVAAKWSTFLAEIGASGEGRIMYAGKYNRTLAQLREANFGAGLVIQESMQTKPGRQDDYIRELERLYVPWSERTGKRWLGSFITTFRSNEVIHYWALDDDWDCFANHYPSWKDSPPPEIVTWMSVAPALRDGWEDSILAALPPSPLQ from the coding sequence TTGAAGAAGTTCTACGGTCACACGCTGCTCTACTTGCATGAAACCATCGCGCTCGGCTCGGGACGCGCCGAGCAATTCACTGAGGCGTTCAGCGAGCTCTACCAGCCGATGATGGCCGAGCTCGGCGCGCGACTGTTCGCGATCTGGGAGACGACGCCGTACAACGGGCATTGGCCGCAGGTCACGATCGTCTGGGAGATCGACCAGTTCGCCGACTACGCCCGCATCGGCAAGGCGCAGGCCCGGGGCGGCTCGCATGAGGCGGTGGCGGCGAAATGGTCGACGTTCCTCGCCGAGATCGGCGCGTCGGGCGAAGGCCGCATCATGTACGCGGGCAAGTACAACCGGACACTTGCGCAGCTGCGCGAAGCGAATTTCGGCGCCGGCCTGGTGATCCAGGAGAGCATGCAGACCAAGCCCGGCCGTCAGGACGACTACATCCGGGAGCTGGAACGCCTCTACGTCCCGTGGTCCGAGCGCACCGGAAAGCGTTGGCTCGGTTCGTTCATCACCACGTTCCGCTCCAACGAGGTCATCCATTACTGGGCGCTGGATGACGACTGGGACTGTTTCGCCAACCATTACCCGTCATGGAAAGACAGTCCGCCCCCCGAGATCGTCACCTGGATGAGTGTCGCGCCCGCATTGCGTGACGGCTGGGAAGATTCCATCCTGGCGGCCCTACCTCCTTCACCGCTGCAATGA
- a CDS encoding SMP-30/gluconolactonase/LRE family protein — protein MTLTPLANGLCFGEGPRWFEGLLWFSDMLGEAVHTVDLHGDMTTLPLPGHAPAGLGFRPDGSLLISSTEQRQVLRYDGENVAAVADLSDSVPAALGDMVVDDGGRAYVGSQAREGGVIVRLDPDGSSSVVATDLDFPNGMVIAPDGTTLIVAESTGRRLTAYSIAADGALTGRRTFADGLDGPPDGICLDAEGGVWTAMTLAHEFARITDGGTVTDRVDIGERIAIACALGGPGRRTLFLLSSTDAYPQRLIGTRLSRIDATTVDVPGAGLP, from the coding sequence ATGACGCTGACGCCTTTGGCGAACGGGCTCTGCTTCGGTGAGGGCCCACGGTGGTTCGAGGGCCTGCTCTGGTTCTCCGACATGCTCGGCGAAGCGGTGCACACCGTCGACCTGCACGGTGACATGACGACGCTGCCGCTGCCCGGCCATGCCCCCGCCGGGCTGGGCTTTCGCCCCGACGGGTCGCTGCTGATCTCCTCCACCGAACAGCGCCAAGTGCTTCGTTATGACGGCGAGAACGTCGCAGCCGTCGCCGATCTGTCCGACTCGGTGCCGGCCGCCCTCGGCGACATGGTCGTCGACGACGGCGGCCGCGCCTACGTCGGATCGCAGGCCCGCGAAGGCGGGGTGATCGTGCGACTCGATCCCGACGGTTCGTCCAGCGTCGTCGCCACCGACCTGGACTTCCCCAATGGCATGGTGATCGCGCCGGACGGCACGACGCTGATCGTCGCGGAGTCGACCGGTAGGCGGTTGACCGCGTACTCCATCGCCGCGGACGGTGCGTTGACCGGTCGCCGGACGTTCGCCGACGGGCTCGACGGGCCGCCGGACGGCATCTGCCTGGACGCCGAAGGCGGCGTGTGGACGGCGATGACGCTGGCTCACGAGTTCGCGCGGATCACCGACGGTGGCACCGTCACCGACCGCGTCGACATCGGTGAGCGCATCGCGATCGCCTGCGCACTCGGCGGTCCCGGACGCCGCACGTTGTTCCTGCTGTCCAGCACCGATGCGTATCCGCAGCGGCTCATCGGCACCAGGCTGTCCCGCATCGACGCGACCACCGTCGACGTCCCGGGAGCGGGATTACCGTGA
- a CDS encoding thioesterase family protein, giving the protein MSDAYYELVDDADPLGEKFRATDLVRSTWSAAIQHGAPVSALLVRALERCEIRDDTRLSRVLIDLLGGVPAEGDLWVRSRIERAGKQIELVSAELLASRPDSEPRPVAKASGWRLKTIDTRAVQHAPAPPLRPLAEAKSRDMKKDWDRNYVHSLDWRWLTRPLDDGPGESWIRPEVDLVNGETMTPLERLFAVADDANGIGTKLDIRKWTFMNTDLAVHVHRIPDGEWIGIRAETSYGPDGIGTTLGTLFDERGAVGAIQQSVLVRPMGGVGVGNSEPDR; this is encoded by the coding sequence GTGAGCGACGCCTACTACGAACTCGTCGACGACGCCGATCCGCTCGGCGAGAAGTTCCGCGCTACCGATCTCGTGCGCAGCACCTGGTCGGCCGCGATCCAGCACGGTGCGCCGGTGTCCGCGCTTCTGGTGCGGGCGCTCGAGCGCTGTGAGATCCGCGACGACACCCGGTTGAGCCGGGTGCTGATCGACCTGCTCGGCGGTGTTCCCGCCGAAGGAGACCTGTGGGTGCGATCGCGAATCGAGCGCGCGGGCAAGCAGATCGAACTGGTCAGTGCCGAACTGCTGGCTTCGCGCCCCGACAGCGAGCCCCGACCCGTCGCGAAAGCCAGCGGGTGGCGGTTGAAGACCATCGACACCCGCGCGGTGCAGCATGCGCCGGCGCCGCCACTGCGCCCGCTCGCGGAGGCGAAAAGCCGTGACATGAAAAAGGACTGGGACCGCAACTACGTCCACAGCCTGGACTGGCGGTGGCTGACCAGACCGCTGGACGACGGCCCGGGCGAGTCGTGGATCAGGCCCGAGGTCGACCTGGTCAACGGTGAGACCATGACGCCGCTGGAGCGGCTGTTCGCGGTCGCCGACGACGCCAACGGCATCGGCACCAAACTCGACATTCGCAAGTGGACATTCATGAACACCGACCTCGCCGTGCACGTGCACCGGATTCCCGACGGTGAGTGGATCGGCATCCGTGCCGAAACGAGTTACGGGCCAGACGGTATCGGCACCACGCTCGGCACTCTGTTCGACGAACGGGGCGCTGTCGGCGCGATCCAGCAGTCGGTGTTGGTGCGCCCGATGGGCGGCGTTGGGGTGGGAAACAGCGAGCCCGACCGGTGA